From the Drechmeria coniospora strain ARSEF 6962 chromosome 02, whole genome shotgun sequence genome, the window GTGCTTCTTTCAACTTGTACCAATGCcaccgtgcatgtacgagcagGCATCGTCGTGCAAGTCGTACTGTGCAAATACAGCGCACGATGCTGCGCACGATGCAGCACACACGTTCAGTCACCGGACGGGCTTGCTCTTATTACAAGCAATACCTACTTGCACCGGCACCTAatgcaagcacttgtactccgtatccaCCTGCACAAGTAATAGTGTTCGTGGtggagccggcggccgggTTCGCGCCATCGTCCATATGCATGAACATGACGTGCGGAGATGAGACAGCTAGCCACGTTGTTGCCTACCGCCATCACTACCCGTATGGAATTACATGTATGCAAAAGTCTTGCTAGATCAGCGGGAAGGGCACTGTGGAGATGTAGGAATGGCTCCGAGTCGGATCTACAGCATAACATTTTTTTGGGAGAATCGTCGTCTCCCCCGACAGCCCTGATGTGAGGTCATCATCGACTCCATGCCCAAGGAACGGACAAGTCGCCCACGTCCAGATGGTTGCCGGAACCATCCGTCGTAGTTGCGTGCGTCCGAAGGGCGCTTCGTCATCCACACGCCATGCCTGTTTCCCATGCGTCGCAGCCTCATCATTGGCCGTCACGTCGAACCGGCTTGCCGTCGTGGTGCCCGTCAGAGTTTTATCGACACATCTAGATGATCCAACGCGAGAGCGACGCCCGTCAACGTCGCCGTGTAGGCCAGCAGGATTCCGACCGCCAACAAGGGCGTCGCGTCGAGGGTGTGAACCGTCATGTTGACCAGGCCTGTCATGAGGTTGGCCAGGAGAAATATGAAGAGGCCGTTGCGGTTAAAGGCCCGGAGGACGCGGCTGGTGGCGCCGTCGTAGGCTTCCCTCTCCGACTTGGCATCCGTCGCGTGATGGAACGAGGGAAAGAACAAGGTGTCTATGCAGCAAAAGGCCAGAATCTGGACCGTGTTAAAGGCCGCGACCCATAGGACGTAGGGCATATTCGCCAACCGCCGAGAGACGTTGAGGTTGATGCCAATGGAGTAGCTCGTGGAGAGCCAGTACATGCCcgtccaggcggcggcccagGCGGCAACGGTCACGAGGAGCGTCTTCCGCTGCGCGCCCGGGTTCGTCGTGTTTCTCGCGTTGATGTTGCGTGGAATGAGCATCATGCCGAGATGCTGGCCGGCGAGAAAGATGGCCAGGTATCCGATGAAGCTAAAGAGTCCCTCCCTGTTCATCGATACCAGGTCCGTCCTGGGCGCCGAGATGATGAACGCCTTCAACTCCGTGTTGTCGAGCACAAGCTGGtagaggccggcgacgaggagcgcgagggcggcgaacGAGGGAATcaccttcgtcgccgcctggcAGGCAGCGACGAaaggagggaggaggccgagggtgAAGAAGAAATTCCAGTGGACCCCGTACTCGGTGACGTGCTCGGCGTAGTCGAGGCCTTTGACGCTCAGGAGACGgatgaggccgaggacgaagaggggGATCGAGTGGCGGGTCGAGCGGAGCAGACGTCGGAGGAGAGGCACGGAATGACCGGAGAGCCTCTCTTTCAGCACAGGGCGtgccgcgacgacgccgccggcgaagacgaaggagccgacgccgaggtccaTCAGCGAGGTGCCCCAGGTTTCGACCTTGGCGAAGCGCCGGGGAAACAGGcggaagtcgacggcgagaatGGCGACGACCGTGGAAACCATCATGCAGCCTCGGTATGTCGTCAGGAACGGTTTCATCGGCAGCGCGTCGAGCTGCTTGCCGGCGTCCTTGGCgtctgccgacggcggaacCTTGAGCTTTTTTCGTCGAGCGCCCGTGCTTAGCGGTATCATGTACACCAGCGCGATCGGGGCCAGGAGGAAAATATCCAGCAGCATCGGCGTTTTCGAGTAGAGCGTCAtggagaggaggatggcgcAGACGTTGAGGCCGTAgtcaacgacgaggccgagggcggagcTGGGCTTGAAGAAGGACTGGCGAGCTTGCAGGACGGACCATAGCAGCATGGCCACCTAAGAGTAGAAGAAACGCGTCAGTCGTTGCCGTTGCGGGCTTGCCTTtgcatcggcggcatcgagagCGGGACCACTGACCGGCGCAACGGACGTCACATAGTtgatgtcggcgacggagctgcCGGAATGGTTGGACACAAAGTCCTCCTTTCTCTGCTTGTAGCTTGTTGAATTAGACATTCCgggggacgggacgggagAAGCAGATGGCTTCTCTCAGACCGGCAGAGGAGAGTGAGGTCAAGACATGAGAGCGACGAGTCGGATTAAAGTTGAAAAAATAGCACTCGATCGTTGGTGGTTGACCGGTCTTGCATATCAGCTGGAGGCCAAATAAGGGCTGGAGCAGCTGGAGGCAAGACGTTGCCATTT encodes:
- a CDS encoding GPI-anchored wall transfer protein 1; this translates as MSNSTSYKQRKEDFVSNHSGSSVADINYVTSVAPVAMLLWSVLQARQSFFKPSSALGLVVDYGLNVCAILLSMTLYSKTPMLLDIFLLAPIALVYMIPLSTGARRKKLKVPPSADAKDAGKQLDALPMKPFLTTYRGCMMVSTVVAILAVDFRLFPRRFAKVETWGTSLMDLGVGSFVFAGGVVAARPVLKERLSGHSVPLLRRLLRSTRHSIPLFVLGLIRLLSVKGLDYAEHVTEYGVHWNFFFTLGLLPPFVAACQAATKVIPSFAALALLVAGLYQLVLDNTELKAFIISAPRTDLVSMNREGLFSFIGYLAIFLAGQHLGMMLIPRNINARNTTNPGAQRKTLLVTVAAWAAAWTGMYWLSTSYSIGINLNVSRRLANMPYVLWVAAFNTVQILAFCCIDTLFFPSFHHATDAKSEREAYDGATSRVLRAFNRNGLFIFLLANLMTGLVNMTVHTLDATPLLAVGILLAYTATLTGVALALDHLDVSIKL